A region of the Triplophysa rosa linkage group LG5, Trosa_1v2, whole genome shotgun sequence genome:
TGTAGTAAAAATGGCTCCGTTTAAAGTCCTCGTTAACTTGAAGTTGccatcgtttttacttccgtattccgACGCgtttccgagtgaaacggaatttaaaatgagaaaaaagtgggcgtggcttgtgttttccatcgcgaattgattggatgcaTAAAACAAGGCctgttcagccccgacaaaacatttttttaaacggaaacggtggggcggttgaacaccctgttgtgatgacgcaagagttgaactatggcagctgagaaggccattctttgtgttctttttgaagaattttcagaGCCTGACGAAATCGGTATAAATCCGtattgaatactgcaaaatacatctcttctaatatcttcaattgtcgcgtataccgagctgcagcggacacatttaaacgactttacttggacccattgtgtctctttaataccgcgtgggttatatacatgttgctgctgattgggccgacattcttgacacgcccaccaaacaagagaagacaattctcaaaccctgttgcacaccgtctccaggaaaaacattatataataaatgCTCGGTAGCCTACtacgaatataaatgaaattttatgattagCTATTTTAGCCTACAGGATGTTTGTACATTTGCAAATGTAtcgtgttttaaaaagaaactgAGAAATTGTTTAAAAACGCACTCCAGAAAAACagttgacattttaaatgcatagaaacattaatatgttcatttagagatgacaagcatatgaAAATTTGTACCGCTTTGACAGATTTATGACTTTTGGTTTCTTAAGCAACAGCTGCTCGTTCCGCGCGTCATACGCACTTACGTCTGTACGAGCCAGCATCGTCTCTGCACATGCGCACAACTTCCTACTTCGGTTTTCAATCTGATCAAGTGTAtacatgtcctatcaagcggattacaaacggcataaaccaccccttacaatccgactgaaatttcaatcggtttgggcatttttaatctgattgacgtgtttatatggaacattttcattcggattggacGTTTAATCAGATCAGaatggtccatgtaaacgtagCTAGTTAGAGGGGAGGAGATAAcggagggcggaagtgcattttcatattttgattGAAGATTacgagggcacatgaatttctaaaagagaatgacccacactgGTGAGCTATTTATAATAAGCACTGCAATGTTTCATGAAACAATAGAAATAGTAGTTTTTTAAcgtcactgggactttaaagccaGACTAAACGCCACTCCAGTGTCAAATCTACCTTTGATCAACTTTAAATCAGCAATAGTGTAGAATCTATAAAGAAAAACCAAAATATGGGATCATAAATGATATACCTTCATGATAAATACCTCTGCACCCAGCTCTGAGATCTCTTCTGTACTCAGCTGCAGTGAGAAATAAAAGATCTCAATTCGCCAGCCTCAAAACCTTTTCATAATACCAACATATCTGTTTTACTCATCTGTGATTACCAAGATATTAACGTAACGCTTATTCAAATGAccttatattacattttttcctcgagtaataatgaaaatataattCTTGCTTTGATAATCTGTCCGAATCAATTACCACCATAAAATATTACATCGACGTTATCAACCCTAACCTAAACCTAAAGGTGTCTAACGGCACAAAATGCCTATCAGGGGGTTTTATATTGATGGATGAGAGAGACCTTCGCCACCAGTATGGAGACAACAGCCACCGCCATTCTCTGCAGTGTCTGATCTTCATGATTCTCCAGGAGCATCATCATCAGTTTAGTGGCCTCATATCTGTCAGGGGTCAACACTATGTTATGACCAGTGGTGGAAAAGGagacatatttcatatttttatataacagATGCAAAAACCCACTCTATTTATCTATAAAAACAGTATTTGTACGGTCAAACGCAATGGAAAGTTGCTTGGACTTACCTATCAAATGGGACAACCTGTAAGATATGGTCACTGCACAAGGTCAGCAGACAATTCTTCTGTAACTGAATGTTGTTAGCGCTTTAATAACCAACATTCACGCACTCTATTAATAATAGGTTGTAaaattgggttgttttaactcaAAATGCTGGATGAatattactgtactgtactgtgtgTACCTGCTCATAGTTCGGAAAGTTCTTCACGGCTGTGAGCAGTTGCTGAACTACAGTTTCCAGCAGATGTAAGGGCATTCCCTGCACCAGTTCCAGTGTGGTGAGGTTAAAAACACACGCAGTGGCAACAAGCTGAACATGCAGAGAATCCGTGTGGTGTCTCATTCCATCTGAAACCAGCTGCAACAGGAAGGATCATATTTACAGGAACTTGACTTTCAAATGTAGAAACATTATATAGCACGATCACATTTAAATGCCAATTACAGCTGAGCAAAACAATGGGATTCAAAGTATGTGGCTAGCTGTTTGTGAGTGTAAGttttaagacacacacacactttgagagcagtttgtccgtttagggctactgtagaaacatgtaaggggacccgcggtgtatgtaaaaAGACAtcgctcattctaagataataaaaacataacgcttcattatgtgaggtctttatacacctctgaagacatagttatgtaacctatattgcatttatgtcaatagattttttcaaaaaattacacattacacCTTTAAGGGAACTAAATGTGACATTATGATTCCAATTCCATCCCTTGTAATTACCTGCTGCCTAAAGAAGAACTATGTCATTGTGAAAACTgaccacatacaaaacacaataGTTAGTGCAAACTTAAAGGAACCACAGCACGAGGACAATCAAATAAAACTGGGAAACAAATCAGCAAGCAAGTTTCTTCCTGTACCTTTAAAATGTCTGGTTGAGATCGCTCCATCTCACTGGTGTACTTGTAGAGATGAACGAGAACCTCCCGTAAGAGACTTTCTTGCTCACTGTATCTCCTCAAGGCCTCACACACTTGACTCAGGTTTGCCTCTCCAGCCACCTATAGAGCAATATGataaataactaaacaaataaataacaatgacCAATGCACCAaacaaatgtgcaaaaaaatgattttttggggTTGTGAATACATTTCAAGTTGATCTTGCAGATGTCTCTGGGCTAGCGTAATTGATGTACGTATAATCTCATACATACGTATATTGAAACCGGACCTTTCCAGACATCAAACAAAGTGCCTTACCTTCAGATCTCCACCTGTCGACATCAGCTCAGAGCCGTCCGCACCTGTGGCCAGCAGTCCAATGAATCTCATACCCGGTCTCGCCTCCATGAATGCCTGAACAGCAGCATCGCCGACTCCCTTCCAGCCAGACACATCCAAGGACACAAGGTGAGGAAGAATGCCTGGCCGCTCCAGAAGCTGCTGGACCAGACTGTCTACATCCGTTACCAGTCTGTCGTTGGAGATGTCCAGATGTCTCAACACGTGCAGCTTGTCCAGCACCGAGAGCAGGCTGGCGGTTGACATCTCCAACTTTTGTAGTCCATGAACAGTCAGTGATCTAAGCCTTGACTGACAGTTCAGCAGCGGCGTTAGATCTGTGATGTTTGCACCAGAGACATCCAAGCTCTCCAGCATGGGCAGGGAGCAGATATCTTCTAGTCCTGTGTCATCCAGATCCGTCCAGGCTACGGAGAGATTCTTCAAGCCCCGGAGAGCGCTAAATCTGGCCTGACCGAGCTCACCTGTTTCACCGTACAGATTTAAGCCATTCATGAGCAGTGTATGAAGGCCTTGTCTGCAGTCTTTGTTGGAGGAAAGATTATGGAGAATGTCTGAGATGGTAATGTCACTATGAATATGGGAAGCATTTAGTTCCTGCAGTTTGTGAGGACACAGGGACAGTCTGAAGGCCTCGGCCGAGACACGTGAGGACCGGATGTATGCTCGTCTCAACCGCAGAGCTTCCAGATTCTGAAAAATGCCCACGGTTTTGTCATCGAGGACCCCTGAGGAGATGAGGAAAGAAAGCACAACATATTTTCAACTGGTTTTGTAATGAATGAAACCAGAAATGGGGATGTGTTGCGATGTCATCGTACCCTCATCAGCCAGTTTGTGCAGTAGCTGGTCGGCCAGTTCTTGAGGAAACAAAGGGCAGTGGCGGATCTGCAGCGAGCCGtctttttgtgaaacacaaagtaCTTCCACATTATGGCAAATCCAGGTCACGCAAATGTCAGTCAAGGAGGAAATACCTTCTTCATCCTgcgacaaacaaacacacgcataGCTTTTAAAGACTTCGGTATTGTATGGGGTTGTTTTATGTAAAACCATTGAAAAATTGGGGAAATTTTCCAgctaaaaaatgttgtttttggtcGACGTTTTTCAGTAATCCACCACTTTGTAGAGGGGGTTAAAATGACAAGTTTCATCCAAGATTTGAAGACAAATCTGCTAATATTAGTTCTCCCaaatttgtttctatttgcagaaaatgtcaaaacactCTGTAATTTTCTAGAGTTCATgattacttttaagcaataaaacatatttaggaAAAACGATGTGGTAACtacgatttttatcacagttttcactgGAATAACcaaaatacatctagaaatgctgattaaatgagaATGAGAATTTCGAAAGTAGCCAATCTTATTTTTTGACAGACCTGTAAATCTCAAAtctaattttctccttttttttctttccacATACTCCtctgtgttttacagtaaacgacGAGGACAGATGCACAAAAAaggattttattgaaatttaattgaatacctttcttgttaatgttaatgcaaaCAAT
Encoded here:
- the zyg11l gene encoding protein zyg-11 homolog isoform X3, whose translation is MDEEGISSLTDICVTWICHNVEVLCVSQKDGSLQIRHCPLFPQELADQLLHKLADEGVLDDKTVGIFQNLEALRLRRAYIRSSRVSAEAFRLSLCPHKLQELNASHIHSDITISDILHNLSSNKDCRQGLHTLLMNGLNLYGETGELGQARFSALRGLKNLSVAWTDLDDTGLEDICSLPMLESLDVSGANITDLTPLLNCQSRLRSLTVHGLQKLEMSTASLLSVLDKLHVLRHLDISNDRLVTDVDSLVQQLLERPGILPHLVSLDVSGWKGVGDAAVQAFMEARPGMRFIGLLATGADGSELMSTGGDLKVAGEANLSQVCEALRRYSEQESLLREVLVHLYKYTSEMERSQPDILKLVSDGMRHHTDSLHVQLVATACVFNLTTLELVQGMPLHLLETVVQQLLTAVKNFPNYEQLQKNCLLTLCSDHILQVVPFDRYEATKLMMMLLENHEDQTLQRMAVAVVSILVAKLSTEEISELGAEVFIMKLQQLLSIVQQKASLGVVDSTLKFALSALWNLTDETPTACRHFIQCKGVELYMELLESYFSESSIQQKLLGLLNNVAEVEELRVELQDEELVEHLLTLLINPAVDVDVSYFAGGILAHLASGMGPVWGLDAELHRTVLDKLDVAALLSVVTGVSVFWCSALGSVGRTARVQSERCSVLQYAPH
- the zyg11l gene encoding protein zyg-11 homolog isoform X1 — its product is MDEEGISSLTDICVTWICHNVEVLCVSQKDGSLQIRHCPLFPQELADQLLHKLADEGVLDDKTVGIFQNLEALRLRRAYIRSSRVSAEAFRLSLCPHKLQELNASHIHSDITISDILHNLSSNKDCRQGLHTLLMNGLNLYGETGELGQARFSALRGLKNLSVAWTDLDDTGLEDICSLPMLESLDVSGANITDLTPLLNCQSRLRSLTVHGLQKLEMSTASLLSVLDKLHVLRHLDISNDRLVTDVDSLVQQLLERPGILPHLVSLDVSGWKGVGDAAVQAFMEARPGMRFIGLLATGADGSELMSTGGDLKVAGEANLSQVCEALRRYSEQESLLREVLVHLYKYTSEMERSQPDILKLVSDGMRHHTDSLHVQLVATACVFNLTTLELVQGMPLHLLETVVQQLLTAVKNFPNYEQLQKNCLLTLCSDHILQVVPFDRYEATKLMMMLLENHEDQTLQRMAVAVVSILVAKLSTEEISELGAEVFIMKLQQLLSIVQQKASLGVVDSTLKFALSALWNLTDETPTACRHFIQCKGVELYMELLESYFSESSIQQKLLGLLNNVAEVEELRVELQDEELVEHLLTLLINPAVDVDVSYFAGGILAHLASGMGPVWGLDAELHRTVLDKLHSSILTWSFPQREMVSYRTLQPFYQLLQVSQYSGVQLWALWAVQLVCSQNAAQYCSMLHTERGTDILKVLSSHPNTHSDVKSLVDNILTMLEQYLHLVGPGSKHPANVPGVS
- the zyg11l gene encoding protein zyg-11 homolog isoform X2, which codes for MDEEGISSLTDICVTWICHNVEVLCVSQKDGSLQIRHCPLFPQELADQLLHKLADEGVLDDKTVGIFQNLEALRLRRAYIRSSRVSAEAFRLSLCPHKLQELNASHIHSDITISDILHNLSSNKDCRQGLHTLLMNGLNLYGETGELGQARFSALRGLKNLSVAWTDLDDTGLEDICSLPMLESLDVSGANITDLTPLLNCQSRLRSLTVHGLQKLEMSTASLLSVLDKLHVLRHLDISNDRLVTDVDSLVQQLLERPGILPHLVSLDVSGWKGVGDAAVQAFMEARPGMRFIGLLATGADGSELMSTGGDLKVAGEANLSQVCEALRRYSEQESLLREVLVHLYKYTSEMERSQPDILKLVSDGMRHHTDSLHVQLVATACVFNLTTLELVQGMPLHLLETVVQQLLTAVKNFPNYEQLQKNCLLTLCSDHILQVVPFDRYEATKLMMMLLENHEDQTLQRMAVAVVSILVAKLSTEEISELGAEVFIMKQLLSIVQQKASLGVVDSTLKFALSALWNLTDETPTACRHFIQCKGVELYMELLESYFSESSIQQKLLGLLNNVAEVEELRVELQDEELVEHLLTLLINPAVDVDVSYFAGGILAHLASGMGPVWGLDAELHRTVLDKLHSSILTWSFPQREMVSYRTLQPFYQLLQVSQYSGVQLWALWAVQLVCSQNAAQYCSMLHTERGTDILKVLSSHPNTHSDVKSLVDNILTMLEQYLHLVGPGSKHPANVPGVS